From Calothrix sp. PCC 6303, a single genomic window includes:
- a CDS encoding DUF5615 family PIN-like protein, producing MKLVFDENLSPKLSTPLSDIFPGSLDVRDVGMKATMC from the coding sequence ATGAAATTAGTGTTTGATGAAAACTTATCCCCTAAATTATCCACTCCCTTGAGCGATATTTTTCCAGGCTCGCTTGATGTTAGGGATGTAGGCATGAAAGCAACAATGTGTTAA
- a CDS encoding S8 family peptidase, whose product MTLDNTGDNFSVSKTLNYTNLSLNDNFNINPGYSLRYTSRSSHHSDISTQQYSSKTGYGGVNAAAAVAKAAGKDTFADTPNLGGDYWGVDTVKAPEAWANGYTGQGVIVAVLDTGVDHNHEDLKNNIWKNTKEIENNGVDDDGNGYVDDIYGWNFDSNNNNTLDKDGHGTHVSGTIAAEKNNKGLTGIAYDAKIMSVKVLDDEGSGSYDSIAGGIRYAVDNGAKVINMSLGGGASSKTLELAIEYASARGVIVVMAAGNSGGSSPINPASYANKYGVAVGAVDRDGSLANFSNRAGSNQLTYVTAPGVSIYSTLPNNNYASYSGTSMAAPHVAGVVALMLSANPNLSDGQVRQILAETSVSSSESNNPGFDFDDIFSGFNGYNFPFSNFGNETQQGYFGEKYTSGFGNENLKSSSSNWVVNSQLSRIQDENVSKTDTVSFDPNHNGSTSPSNGVSVVTPRLAPYWNQESGSSDYNIISMTNAADPLDPKEFMRRYEEAMAPYQDMFRFFNYSGS is encoded by the coding sequence ATGACATTAGATAATACTGGTGATAATTTCTCTGTTAGTAAAACCTTAAACTATACGAACTTATCTTTAAATGATAACTTTAATATTAACCCTGGATATAGTTTAAGATATACTTCTCGAAGCAGCCACCATTCAGACATTTCCACACAACAGTATAGTTCTAAAACTGGTTACGGTGGAGTTAATGCAGCGGCGGCTGTTGCCAAAGCAGCGGGTAAAGATACTTTCGCAGATACCCCCAATTTAGGTGGTGATTATTGGGGTGTAGATACTGTTAAGGCACCGGAAGCATGGGCAAATGGATATACAGGTCAAGGTGTAATTGTTGCAGTATTAGATACTGGGGTTGATCATAACCACGAAGATTTAAAAAATAATATTTGGAAAAACACTAAAGAAATTGAAAATAATGGTGTTGATGATGATGGTAATGGATACGTTGATGATATTTACGGATGGAATTTCGATAGTAATAACAACAATACTTTAGATAAAGATGGACATGGTACCCATGTTTCTGGAACGATTGCCGCTGAAAAAAATAACAAAGGTTTAACTGGTATTGCCTATGATGCCAAGATTATGTCAGTTAAAGTTTTGGATGATGAAGGTTCTGGCTCCTACGATTCTATTGCTGGTGGAATTCGCTATGCAGTAGATAATGGAGCAAAAGTAATTAATATGAGTTTGGGTGGTGGTGCTAGTAGTAAGACTTTAGAATTAGCAATCGAATATGCTAGTGCTAGAGGTGTAATTGTCGTAATGGCAGCAGGAAATAGTGGGGGTTCATCACCAATTAATCCTGCTAGCTATGCAAATAAATATGGAGTTGCAGTTGGTGCTGTGGATAGGGATGGTAGCTTGGCTAACTTCTCAAATCGGGCTGGAAGTAATCAATTAACTTATGTGACAGCTCCAGGAGTGAGTATTTATTCAACTCTACCTAACAATAATTATGCATCCTATAGCGGAACTTCTATGGCTGCTCCCCATGTTGCGGGTGTGGTTGCGCTGATGCTAAGTGCAAATCCCAATTTAAGTGATGGACAAGTAAGACAAATTCTCGCAGAAACATCAGTTAGTTCTTCAGAATCCAATAATCCTGGATTTGATTTTGATGATATATTCAGTGGGTTTAATGGATATAATTTCCCATTCTCTAATTTTGGGAATGAAACTCAGCAGGGTTATTTTGGCGAGAAATATACTAGTGGTTTTGGTAACGAAAACCTAAAAAGTTCTAGCAGTAACTGGGTAGTGAATTCTCAGCTTTCGAGAATCCAAGATGAAAACGTTAGCAAAACAGACACGGTTTCATTCGATCCTAATCATAATGGTTCTACATCTCCCAGTAATGGAGTTTCGGTCGTCACACCTCGGTTAGCACCATATTGGAATCAGGAATCTGGCTCATCAGATTACAATATAATTTCCATGACGAATGCTGCTGATCCCCTTGATCCCAAAGAATTTATGAGACGCTATGAGGAAGCGATGGCTCCTTATCAAGATATGTTTCGTTTTTTCAACTATAGCGGTTCTTAA
- a CDS encoding transposase has protein sequence MKNKQKYCIYIIDYFKSKPIELPKITILVDNGYHPDKLTQALEQIYPQIMTKIQFELSPKPSKAEKEANGKSGFVPVAARWVIERSNAWVERCKSLVKNFDRTLARANAKLKLYFIRLMLRRLANS, from the coding sequence GTGAAAAACAAACAAAAATACTGTATTTATATCATCGATTATTTCAAATCCAAACCGATTGAGCTACCTAAGATTACCATCCTCGTAGATAATGGCTATCACCCTGATAAGCTTACCCAGGCTCTGGAGCAGATTTACCCTCAAATTATGACCAAAATTCAATTTGAACTCTCACCCAAGCCATCGAAAGCCGAAAAAGAAGCCAATGGAAAATCTGGATTTGTTCCTGTAGCCGCTAGATGGGTAATCGAAAGGTCAAACGCTTGGGTAGAGCGATGTAAAAGTTTAGTCAAAAATTTTGACCGGACACTCGCTCGTGCCAATGCCAAGCTCAAGCTTTATTTTATCAGATTGATGCTCAGAAGACTAGCTAATAGCTAG
- a CDS encoding heme-copper oxidase subunit III yields MTVATTNTSHHEEHPDLRVLGLLTFLMSESLMFGGFFAAYLFYKGTTVTFPPTGTEVELYLPTINTIILVSSSFVIHLGDVAIKKNSVWGMRFWYFLTAVMGIVFLGGQVYEYMHLGYGLTTNLFANCFYLMTGFHGLHVFIGILLILGVLWRSRRTGHYSSSAHTGIEMAEIYWHFVDIIWIILFTLLYILSKF; encoded by the coding sequence ATGACAGTAGCAACAACAAATACATCCCACCACGAGGAACACCCTGACCTCCGAGTCTTGGGGCTATTAACCTTCCTCATGTCCGAATCCTTGATGTTTGGTGGATTCTTCGCCGCTTACCTCTTCTACAAAGGAACCACCGTCACCTTTCCCCCCACAGGAACCGAAGTCGAATTATACCTACCCACCATCAACACCATCATCCTCGTCTCCAGTAGCTTCGTCATCCATTTAGGAGATGTTGCCATCAAAAAAAATAGCGTTTGGGGCATGAGATTTTGGTACTTCCTCACAGCCGTCATGGGGATAGTATTCCTGGGTGGACAAGTATACGAATATATGCACCTGGGATATGGCTTAACAACCAATTTGTTCGCTAACTGCTTCTACTTGATGACAGGATTCCACGGCTTACACGTCTTCATCGGCATATTATTAATACTTGGAGTCTTATGGCGATCGCGTCGTACAGGACACTATAGTTCCAGCGCTCATACTGGTATCGAAATGGCAGAAATATACTGGCACTTCGTCGATATCATCTGGATTATTTTGTTCACCCTCCTGTACATCCTCAGCAAATTTTAA